The Nocardioides pantholopis genome window below encodes:
- a CDS encoding KTSC domain-containing protein, with product MQPIVSNNLSAVGYDADTRTMRVPFHSGGVYDYLDVAYPLFKQILLPHPWRRTGFHVKAHHYHRVAAA from the coding sequence ATGCAACCAATTGTCTCAAACAACCTGAGCGCTGTCGGGTATGACGCCGACACTCGCACCATGCGGGTCCCGTTCCACAGCGGCGGCGTTTACGACTACCTCGACGTCGCGTACCCGCTGTTCAAGCAGATCCTGCTGCCGCACCCGTGGCGTCGTACTGGCTTCCATGTCAAGGCACACCACTACCATCGCGTGGCAGCGGCGTAG
- a CDS encoding glycerate kinase encodes MRIVIASDKFKGSLTAAEVAEALTAGLRRAVRDVVVERVPVADGGDGTLAAALEAGYERCPVTVDGPTGEPVETAFARQGDLAVVELADASGLLRLPGAFAPLTASTIGTGQLLAAAIDAGCRDIVLGVGGSCSTEGGAGLAVGLGARILDASGRPLPPGGAALASAAALDLAPLRARLSGVRVTLASDVDNPLLGPSGAAAVYGPQKGAAPDDVAVLEKALTVWAELVAETTGRDLRAGPGAGAAGGAGFGALALLDAAMRPGVETVLSLVDFDAAVADADLVITGEGSLDEQTLHGKAPVGVAAACRRLGVPVVAVCGRTTLAPSALKSAGFAGTWALTDLEPDPARCMVDARTLLERTGEAIGDQVMPSGRLKGATAP; translated from the coding sequence GTGAGGATCGTGATCGCCAGCGACAAGTTCAAGGGCTCGCTCACCGCCGCCGAGGTCGCCGAGGCGCTGACGGCGGGGCTGCGCCGGGCGGTCCGGGACGTCGTCGTCGAGCGGGTCCCGGTCGCCGACGGCGGCGACGGCACGCTGGCCGCCGCACTCGAGGCGGGTTACGAGCGCTGCCCGGTGACCGTCGACGGCCCGACCGGGGAGCCGGTCGAGACCGCCTTCGCCCGGCAGGGCGACCTGGCGGTCGTGGAGCTCGCGGACGCCTCCGGCCTGCTCCGGCTGCCCGGCGCGTTCGCACCGCTGACGGCGAGCACGATCGGCACCGGCCAGCTCCTGGCGGCCGCGATCGACGCGGGCTGCCGCGACATCGTGCTCGGCGTGGGCGGCAGCTGCTCCACCGAAGGCGGCGCCGGCCTCGCGGTGGGCCTGGGCGCCCGGATCCTGGACGCGTCGGGTAGGCCGCTGCCGCCCGGCGGTGCGGCGCTGGCCTCGGCGGCGGCCCTGGACCTCGCTCCCCTGCGCGCGCGCCTCAGCGGCGTACGGGTCACGCTCGCGTCCGACGTCGACAACCCGTTGCTCGGCCCGTCGGGCGCGGCCGCCGTCTACGGCCCCCAGAAGGGCGCGGCGCCCGACGACGTCGCGGTGCTCGAGAAGGCGCTGACCGTGTGGGCGGAGCTGGTGGCGGAGACGACCGGCCGGGACCTGCGCGCCGGCCCCGGTGCGGGCGCGGCCGGAGGCGCCGGCTTCGGCGCGCTCGCCCTGCTGGACGCCGCGATGCGCCCGGGCGTGGAGACCGTGCTGTCACTGGTCGACTTCGACGCCGCGGTCGCGGACGCGGACCTGGTGATCACCGGCGAGGGCTCTCTCGACGAGCAGACGCTGCACGGCAAGGCCCCCGTCGGCGTCGCCGCCGCCTGCCGCCGCCTCGGCGTACCGGTCGTCGCCGTCTGCGGCCGTACGACGCTCGCGCCTTCCGCTCTCAAGTCCGCGGGCTTCGCCGGGACCTGGGCGCTGACCGACCTGGAGCCGGACCCGGCGCGGTGCATGGTGGACGCACGGACGTTGCTGGAGCGGACCGGCGAGGCGATCGGGGATCAGGTGATGCCTTCCGGCAGGCTCAAGGGCGCCACCGCTCCCTGA
- a CDS encoding amino acid ABC transporter substrate-binding protein: MFSHRKSRRGALAVTACLSLAASLGACGLDSGGGEGEGGDDEIVIGVSLPLTGDFSEPGKGVQRGYEAWADYVNENGGLLGKDVRLEILDDQSSADRVASDYEKLINQDKVDLVFGPFSTRLVVPAAQVAQDYGFLFVEPAGAAEEVFTQGFDNLFYAAPAIADDHYNLLAEQIIAMPEGERPKTAAYATMDDPFAQGTAYGLKDKLEAAGVTTVADEVYPPNTTDFSSIAAKVADSKADIVVGGTQYQDAVNLIVALQQLNFQPKMAAFSTAPTNPEFPEAIGSKTEGILSPTGYTPDAKYPENQEFVEFYTEKNGTPPSEDEANAWTTGEVVAAAVEDAECADPSQECQQKLIDFLREATVDTVVGPLSWDAEGRPESAHLIQQYVDGEIRIVLPEDQAEAEFIAVKPQW, from the coding sequence ATGTTCTCTCACCGGAAGTCACGGCGCGGCGCCCTCGCCGTGACCGCCTGCCTCAGCCTCGCCGCGTCCCTCGGTGCGTGCGGCCTCGACTCCGGCGGAGGGGAGGGCGAGGGTGGCGACGACGAGATCGTCATCGGCGTCTCGCTGCCGCTGACCGGCGACTTCAGCGAGCCCGGCAAGGGGGTCCAGCGCGGCTACGAGGCCTGGGCCGACTACGTCAACGAGAACGGCGGACTGCTCGGCAAGGACGTCCGCCTGGAGATCCTCGACGACCAGTCCAGTGCCGACCGGGTCGCCTCGGACTACGAGAAGCTGATCAACCAGGACAAGGTCGACCTGGTCTTCGGCCCGTTCTCCACGCGGCTCGTCGTGCCCGCCGCGCAGGTCGCCCAGGACTACGGCTTCCTCTTCGTGGAGCCGGCCGGTGCCGCCGAGGAGGTCTTCACCCAGGGCTTCGACAACCTCTTCTACGCCGCGCCGGCGATCGCCGACGACCACTACAACCTGCTGGCCGAGCAGATCATCGCGATGCCGGAGGGCGAGCGGCCCAAGACGGCCGCCTACGCCACGATGGACGACCCGTTCGCGCAGGGCACGGCGTACGGCCTCAAGGACAAGCTGGAGGCGGCCGGGGTCACCACTGTCGCCGACGAGGTCTACCCGCCGAACACCACCGACTTCAGCAGCATCGCGGCGAAGGTCGCGGACAGCAAGGCTGACATCGTCGTCGGCGGCACCCAGTACCAGGACGCGGTGAACCTGATCGTCGCCCTCCAGCAGCTCAACTTCCAGCCGAAGATGGCGGCCTTCTCCACGGCCCCGACCAACCCCGAGTTCCCCGAGGCGATCGGCTCCAAGACCGAGGGCATCCTCTCGCCGACCGGCTACACGCCGGACGCGAAGTACCCCGAGAACCAGGAGTTCGTCGAGTTCTACACGGAGAAGAACGGCACCCCGCCGTCGGAGGACGAGGCGAACGCCTGGACGACCGGCGAGGTCGTGGCCGCGGCGGTCGAGGACGCCGAGTGCGCCGACCCGTCCCAGGAGTGCCAGCAGAAGCTGATCGACTTCCTGCGCGAGGCGACCGTCGACACGGTCGTCGGGCCGCTGAGCTGGGACGCCGAGGGCCGGCCGGAGAGCGCGCACCTGATCCAGCAGTACGTCGACGGCGAGATCCGGATCGTGCTGCCCGAGGACCAGGCCGAGGCCGAGTTCATCGCCGTGAAGCCGCAGTGGTGA
- a CDS encoding LacI family DNA-binding transcriptional regulator, translating to MKRPSNGQTRLIDVAAAAGVSIATASRALSGTPGVSSSLAEKVRQVAADLGYVANLHARSLASGSTETVGLVVHEIGDPYFSEIASGVLRVAVAEGRTVQICHTGRDPEAELHQIRSLVASRVGAILVAGSGFVDPEVELPSRRELERFAETGGRVAVIGRHHLGVDAVLPDNTEGGRDIASHVLDLGHRRLAVIAGSRELTTVTDRLAGVHEAMAAAGLDPASAPVIEGEFTREGGRVCARTVLAEHPETTAILALNDDMAIGCLSELRQAGVPVPGRISVTGFDDVAVAGDLSPGLTTVRLPMAEMGARALGLALKEPGRRPRRQRMPAELVVRDSTGPAPTGKG from the coding sequence ATGAAACGACCTAGCAACGGGCAGACCAGGCTGATCGACGTGGCCGCCGCGGCCGGCGTCTCGATCGCCACGGCCTCGCGGGCTCTTTCGGGCACCCCCGGGGTCAGCTCCTCGCTGGCCGAGAAGGTGCGGCAGGTGGCCGCCGACCTCGGCTACGTCGCGAACCTGCACGCCCGCTCGCTGGCGAGCGGCTCGACCGAGACCGTGGGCCTGGTCGTGCACGAGATCGGGGACCCGTACTTCTCCGAGATCGCCAGCGGCGTGCTGCGGGTGGCCGTCGCGGAGGGGCGGACCGTGCAGATCTGCCACACCGGGCGGGACCCGGAGGCGGAACTCCACCAGATCCGCTCGCTGGTCGCGAGCCGGGTGGGCGCGATCCTGGTCGCCGGGTCCGGCTTCGTCGACCCCGAGGTCGAGCTGCCGTCGCGGCGAGAGCTGGAGCGGTTCGCCGAGACCGGCGGCCGGGTCGCGGTGATCGGACGCCACCACCTCGGCGTGGACGCCGTACTTCCCGACAACACCGAGGGCGGCCGGGACATCGCCAGCCACGTGCTGGACCTCGGCCACCGCCGACTGGCGGTCATCGCCGGGTCGCGGGAGCTCACGACCGTGACCGACCGGCTGGCCGGCGTGCACGAGGCGATGGCGGCGGCCGGCCTGGATCCCGCGTCGGCGCCGGTTATCGAGGGCGAGTTCACCCGCGAGGGCGGCCGGGTCTGCGCCCGCACAGTCCTGGCCGAGCATCCGGAGACGACAGCGATCCTGGCGCTCAACGACGACATGGCGATCGGCTGCCTCTCCGAGCTGCGCCAGGCCGGGGTCCCGGTGCCCGGCCGGATCTCGGTCACCGGCTTCGACGACGTCGCGGTGGCCGGCGACCTCTCCCCCGGCCTCACCACGGTGCGGCTGCCGATGGCCGAGATGGGCGCGCGGGCCCTGGGCCTGGCGCTGAAGGAGCCCGGCCGGCGACCGCGGCGGCAGCGGATGCCGGCCGAGCTGGTGGTCCGCGACTCCACCGGCCCGGCGCCGACCGGGAAGGGATGA
- a CDS encoding sugar phosphate isomerase/epimerase family protein — MSGTLAAPVDVPSGAPARVPDPEPGDPRLARLSLNQRTVAGWSLREAIDGCVAAGLPAIGVWREPLAEVGVDTGVGWLRDAGLRVSSLCRGGFFTSADGGARRRAHEENLRALDETAALGAPTLVLVPGGLPDGDRDLAGARARAAEAVAALAPEAAARGVRLGIEPMHPIFAADRGVVSSLRQALDIAEQLPADQVGVVVDTFHVWWEPDVLEQIARAGDRIVSYQVGDWITPLPPDALLSRGMVGDGHIDFTALTAAVAATGYAGDVEVEIFNADLWAAPGDEVVATLARRYVELVQPPLEASATQR, encoded by the coding sequence GTGAGCGGCACGCTCGCGGCGCCGGTCGACGTCCCCTCGGGGGCGCCCGCCCGGGTCCCGGACCCGGAGCCCGGCGACCCGCGGCTGGCCCGGCTCTCCCTCAACCAGCGCACGGTCGCGGGCTGGTCGCTGCGCGAGGCGATCGACGGCTGCGTGGCGGCCGGGCTCCCGGCGATCGGGGTGTGGCGCGAGCCGCTGGCCGAGGTCGGCGTCGACACGGGCGTCGGTTGGCTCCGCGACGCCGGCCTGCGGGTCTCCTCGCTGTGCCGCGGCGGCTTCTTCACCTCCGCGGACGGCGGCGCTCGCCGCCGGGCGCACGAGGAGAACCTCCGCGCCCTCGACGAGACGGCCGCCCTGGGCGCGCCCACGCTCGTGCTGGTGCCCGGCGGGCTGCCCGACGGCGACCGCGACCTCGCCGGCGCCCGCGCCCGCGCGGCCGAGGCGGTCGCCGCGCTCGCCCCCGAGGCGGCCGCCCGCGGCGTCCGGCTCGGCATCGAGCCGATGCACCCGATCTTCGCCGCCGACCGCGGCGTGGTCTCCAGCCTCCGCCAGGCCCTGGACATCGCCGAGCAGCTGCCGGCCGACCAGGTCGGCGTCGTCGTCGACACCTTCCACGTCTGGTGGGAGCCCGACGTGCTGGAGCAGATCGCGCGCGCCGGCGACCGGATCGTCTCCTACCAGGTCGGCGACTGGATCACGCCGCTGCCGCCGGACGCGCTGCTCAGCCGCGGCATGGTCGGCGACGGCCACATCGACTTCACCGCGCTCACCGCCGCCGTCGCCGCCACCGGCTACGCCGGCGACGTCGAGGTGGAGATCTTCAACGCCGACCTCTGGGCGGCGCCGGGCGACGAGGTCGTCGCGACTCTCGCCCGCCGGTACGTCGAGCTGGTGCAGCCGCCCCTGGAGGCATCAGCGACGCAGCGCTAG
- a CDS encoding Gfo/Idh/MocA family protein — protein sequence MSVRTQRIVMNGVTGRMGYRQHLVRSILAIRDDGGVRLPDGSRLQVEPILVGRNAEKLAELAERHGVADFTTDLDEALADDSASVYFDAQVTSERKKAILKALAAGKHVYTEKPLAETVEEGLEIAEAGRAAGTINGVVHDKIYLPGLVKLKRLVETGFFGRILSVRGEFGYWVFEGDLQPAQRPSWNYRAADGGGMVLDMFCHWNYVFEHLFGRVDSVIAKAVTHIPERWDEQGRRYDATADDAAYAIFEVGDAIVQMNSSWAVRVDRKELVEFQVDGTHGSAVAGLFGCRIQPRVRTPKPVWNPDIPTDQDFRAQWDEVPDNQEFGNGFRAQWEHYLRDVVAGTPHPYDFMSAVRGLELVEAGLRSSAEGRRVTLETRTS from the coding sequence ATGAGCGTCCGCACCCAGCGCATCGTGATGAACGGCGTCACCGGCCGGATGGGCTACCGCCAGCACCTGGTCCGCTCCATCCTGGCCATCCGCGACGACGGCGGCGTCCGGCTGCCCGACGGCAGCCGGCTGCAGGTGGAGCCGATCCTGGTCGGGCGGAACGCCGAGAAGCTCGCCGAGCTCGCCGAGCGCCACGGCGTCGCGGACTTCACCACCGACCTGGACGAGGCGCTGGCCGACGACAGCGCGAGCGTCTACTTCGACGCCCAGGTCACCTCCGAGCGGAAGAAGGCGATCCTCAAGGCGCTCGCCGCCGGCAAGCACGTCTACACCGAGAAGCCGCTGGCCGAGACCGTCGAGGAGGGCCTGGAGATCGCGGAGGCCGGCCGGGCGGCCGGCACGATCAACGGCGTCGTGCACGACAAGATCTACCTGCCGGGGCTGGTGAAGCTCAAGCGGCTGGTCGAAACCGGCTTCTTCGGCCGGATCCTCTCGGTGCGCGGCGAGTTCGGCTACTGGGTCTTCGAGGGCGACCTGCAGCCGGCGCAGCGGCCCAGCTGGAACTACCGCGCCGCCGACGGCGGCGGGATGGTCCTGGACATGTTCTGCCACTGGAACTACGTCTTCGAGCACCTCTTCGGCCGGGTCGACTCGGTCATCGCGAAGGCAGTCACCCACATCCCCGAGCGGTGGGACGAGCAGGGCCGGCGCTACGACGCGACCGCCGACGACGCGGCGTACGCGATCTTCGAGGTCGGCGACGCGATCGTGCAGATGAACTCCTCCTGGGCGGTCCGCGTGGACCGCAAGGAGCTGGTGGAGTTCCAGGTCGACGGCACCCACGGCTCGGCGGTCGCCGGGCTGTTCGGCTGCCGCATCCAGCCGCGGGTCCGCACCCCGAAGCCGGTGTGGAACCCCGACATCCCGACCGACCAGGACTTCCGCGCCCAGTGGGACGAGGTCCCCGACAACCAGGAGTTCGGCAACGGCTTCCGCGCCCAGTGGGAGCACTACCTGCGCGACGTCGTCGCCGGAACGCCGCACCCCTACGACTTCATGTCGGCCGTCCGCGGCCTGGAGCTGGTCGAGGCCGGGCTGCGCTCCTCGGCCGAGGGCCGGCGGGTCACGCTCGAGACCCGGACCTCATGA
- a CDS encoding dihydrodipicolinate synthase family protein, giving the protein MSVLAARAGAVEIPSADGSWRRVQLAEPGPWADHPGPYASRVAFAAAHVAADPLGDNVPGAPAVIDWDATLAFRRELFRYGFGVAEAMDTAQRNMGLDWPAVQELVRRSAEQAAAHGARIASGAGTDQAAPGSLRTVDDVLAAYTEQVAFIESTGSQVVLMASRQLAAVATSAEDYLHVYGRLLEQVTEPVVLHWLGEAFDPQLRGYWGSTDVATATATFLDLVRAHAGRVDGVKVSLLSAEHETGLRAALPAGVRLYTGDDFNYPELIRGDGTHHSDALLGAFAAVAPAASAALAALDDGDLTTYDATMASTLPLSRHIFETPTFHYKTGIAFLAWLNGHQPGFTMVGGLQSARGVLHLGRLLELANDARLLRDPDLAASRMADWLRVQGLTR; this is encoded by the coding sequence ATGAGCGTCCTCGCCGCCCGGGCCGGCGCCGTCGAGATCCCGTCCGCCGACGGCAGCTGGCGGCGGGTGCAGCTGGCCGAGCCCGGGCCCTGGGCCGACCACCCGGGGCCGTACGCCTCCCGGGTCGCCTTCGCCGCGGCCCACGTGGCCGCCGACCCGCTGGGCGACAACGTCCCCGGGGCGCCGGCGGTCATCGACTGGGACGCGACGCTCGCCTTCCGCCGGGAGCTGTTCCGCTACGGCTTCGGCGTCGCCGAGGCGATGGACACCGCCCAGCGCAACATGGGCCTGGACTGGCCGGCCGTGCAGGAGCTGGTACGCCGCAGCGCGGAGCAGGCCGCGGCGCACGGGGCCCGGATCGCCTCCGGCGCGGGCACCGACCAGGCCGCGCCCGGGTCGCTGAGGACCGTCGACGACGTGCTCGCGGCCTACACCGAGCAGGTCGCCTTCATCGAGTCCACCGGGTCCCAGGTCGTGCTGATGGCCTCCCGGCAGCTGGCCGCCGTCGCGACGTCCGCCGAGGACTACCTGCACGTCTACGGGCGGCTGCTCGAGCAGGTCACCGAGCCGGTGGTCCTGCACTGGCTCGGGGAGGCCTTCGACCCGCAGCTGCGCGGCTACTGGGGCAGCACCGACGTCGCCACCGCGACCGCCACCTTCCTCGACCTGGTGCGCGCCCACGCCGGCCGGGTCGACGGCGTCAAGGTCTCGCTGCTCTCCGCCGAGCACGAGACCGGCCTGCGGGCCGCGCTGCCGGCGGGGGTCCGCCTCTACACCGGCGACGACTTCAACTACCCCGAGCTGATCCGCGGCGACGGCACCCACCACTCCGACGCCCTGCTGGGCGCCTTCGCGGCCGTGGCGCCGGCCGCCTCGGCCGCCCTCGCCGCGCTCGACGACGGCGACCTGACGACGTACGACGCCACGATGGCCAGCACCCTGCCGCTCTCGCGGCACATCTTCGAGACCCCGACCTTCCACTACAAGACCGGCATCGCGTTCCTGGCCTGGCTCAACGGGCACCAGCCCGGGTTCACGATGGTGGGCGGCCTCCAGTCGGCGCGCGGGGTGCTGCACCTGGGACGGCTGCTGGAGCTCGCGAACGACGCGCGCCTGCTGCGCGATCCCGACCTCGCCGCGTCGCGGATGGCCGACTGGCTGCGGGTGCAGGGGCTGACCCGGTGA
- a CDS encoding branched-chain amino acid ABC transporter permease: protein MAAAPSTGGAGRSGFDKAVLGARAVALLAAAVLVLAFPQLAPDAFILSVGVVIASYAALAVSWNFVGGFTGYISLGHAAYSGMGGYGTALLILEAGWNPWLSLVGAALAVAVLAVPIGIASLRVRGASFVIVSIALVLILLLVSQSWASLTGGSNGLRVPRPFGQDVLRPEQHERFFYLHVGLVVIALAVWWAIDRSRFGTGLKAIREDEDKAQALGVPTFNYKLAVFIISAFFTALAGGMYALWFGSLDPIFQFSILVGSYMVLMSLLGGIRSLLGPVVGAVIVGYALEFFKAQYGDTQFHLVALGLLLALVVLFMPDGVLPALGSLVNRFRPQATSIREMTAGELLEHNRALENDRDGTTDPADREIEEVGR, encoded by the coding sequence GTGGCCGCCGCCCCTTCCACCGGCGGGGCCGGCCGCTCCGGCTTCGACAAGGCGGTCCTCGGGGCCCGAGCCGTCGCCCTCCTGGCCGCGGCGGTCCTGGTCCTGGCGTTCCCGCAGCTGGCACCCGACGCCTTCATCCTCTCCGTCGGCGTCGTCATCGCCAGCTACGCCGCCCTGGCCGTCTCCTGGAACTTCGTCGGCGGCTTCACCGGCTACATCTCGCTCGGCCACGCGGCGTACTCCGGGATGGGCGGCTACGGCACCGCGCTGCTGATCCTCGAGGCCGGCTGGAACCCGTGGCTCTCGCTCGTCGGCGCGGCGCTCGCGGTCGCGGTGCTCGCCGTGCCCATCGGGATCGCGTCGCTGCGCGTCCGCGGCGCGTCGTTCGTCATCGTCTCGATCGCCCTGGTCCTGATCCTGCTGCTCGTCTCGCAGAGCTGGGCCAGCTTGACCGGGGGCTCCAACGGGCTGCGGGTGCCGCGTCCGTTCGGGCAGGACGTGCTCCGGCCCGAGCAGCACGAGCGGTTCTTCTACCTCCACGTCGGGCTGGTGGTCATCGCCCTGGCGGTCTGGTGGGCCATCGACCGCTCCCGCTTCGGCACCGGCCTCAAGGCGATCCGCGAGGACGAGGACAAGGCGCAGGCGCTCGGCGTGCCGACGTTCAACTACAAGCTGGCCGTGTTCATCATCTCGGCGTTCTTCACGGCGCTGGCCGGCGGCATGTACGCCCTCTGGTTCGGGTCGCTGGACCCGATCTTCCAGTTCTCGATCCTGGTCGGCTCCTACATGGTCCTGATGTCGCTGCTCGGCGGCATCCGGAGCCTGCTCGGCCCGGTGGTCGGGGCGGTGATCGTGGGCTACGCGCTGGAGTTCTTCAAGGCGCAGTACGGCGACACCCAGTTCCACCTGGTCGCGCTCGGGCTGCTGCTCGCGCTCGTCGTGCTCTTCATGCCCGACGGCGTGCTGCCGGCCCTCGGGTCGCTGGTCAACCGGTTCCGGCCGCAGGCCACCTCGATCCGGGAGATGACGGCCGGCGAGCTGCTCGAGCACAACCGGGCCCTCGAGAACGACCGGGACGGGACCACCGACCCGGCAGACCGCGAGATCGAGGAGGTCGGCCGATGA
- a CDS encoding ABC transporter ATP-binding protein has translation MASDVPSPPGPAGPASPAGPAAAGEYLLDLTDIEAGYGRAALVLRGLTVRVPPSSIVCLVGPNGAGKSTVLKVASGMLTPRSGRITVDGVDVTRNGPQDMIRSGLSHVLQGHSVFKEMTVAENVGLGAYTVRDKAAIAERTDFVKTLFPVVAERWHDLAGALSGGQQKQVEFARSLMVSPKVVLLDEPSMGLDPKTTSKVFEQVVRMRDAGIAVLLVEQNARRALETADIGCVLDLGRVHITGPASELLADPQLAELYLGGRPAAAPTS, from the coding sequence TTGGCATCTGACGTCCCCTCGCCCCCCGGCCCCGCGGGCCCCGCCAGCCCCGCCGGCCCTGCTGCTGCGGGCGAGTACCTCCTCGACCTGACCGACATCGAGGCCGGCTACGGCCGGGCGGCGCTGGTGCTGCGCGGGCTCACCGTGCGGGTGCCGCCGTCCAGCATCGTCTGCCTGGTCGGCCCCAACGGCGCCGGCAAGTCGACGGTGCTCAAGGTCGCCAGCGGGATGCTGACCCCGCGCTCGGGCCGGATCACTGTCGACGGCGTCGACGTCACCCGCAACGGCCCGCAGGACATGATCCGCTCCGGGCTCTCCCACGTGCTCCAGGGTCACTCGGTCTTCAAGGAGATGACAGTCGCGGAGAACGTCGGTCTCGGTGCCTACACCGTGCGCGACAAGGCCGCCATCGCCGAGCGCACCGACTTCGTCAAGACGCTCTTCCCGGTCGTCGCCGAGCGCTGGCACGACCTCGCCGGCGCCCTGTCGGGTGGCCAGCAGAAGCAGGTCGAGTTCGCCCGCTCGCTGATGGTCAGCCCCAAGGTGGTGCTGCTCGACGAGCCCAGCATGGGCCTGGACCCGAAGACCACCAGCAAGGTCTTCGAGCAGGTGGTGCGGATGCGCGACGCCGGCATCGCCGTGCTCCTGGTCGAGCAGAACGCCCGCCGGGCGCTGGAGACCGCCGACATCGGCTGCGTGCTCGACCTGGGCCGCGTCCACATCACCGGCCCGGCCAGCGAGCTGCTCGCCGACCCCCAGCTCGCCGAGCTGTACCTCGGCGGGCGCCCGGCCGCCGCCCCCACGTCCTGA
- a CDS encoding branched-chain amino acid ABC transporter permease yields MSGSLLLQSIILGLLLGGLYALLAAGLTLYFGVMRVVMIAHSAFLVLAAYLAWYFQRETGLDPLLSLLVTVPLFFVVGFTMQRLLLARLRPATLTMMSVLLTFAIALTIEGLLGYFFSGTQRRIQLDYSGSSIEFFGANIAVVKMIAFALAAVALLGLWALMKLTRFGQALRATIQHPEAARLLGINTDRIAGFGFGLGLATAAIGGTALSLDSTIYPSLHWHWIGPLMAIIVIGGLGSIPGAAIAAMVLGVSQSLLQVPLGTTWAQTVFYIALFATLMVRPQGFFGGRLAQRF; encoded by the coding sequence GTGTCCGGCTCCCTGCTGCTGCAGAGCATCATCCTCGGGCTGCTGCTCGGGGGTCTGTACGCCCTGCTCGCCGCCGGCCTCACGCTGTACTTCGGCGTGATGCGGGTCGTGATGATCGCCCACTCGGCGTTCCTCGTGCTGGCCGCCTACCTCGCCTGGTACTTCCAGCGCGAGACCGGCCTGGACCCGCTGCTCTCGCTGCTGGTCACGGTGCCGCTGTTCTTCGTCGTCGGGTTCACCATGCAGCGGCTGCTGCTCGCCCGGCTCCGGCCGGCGACCCTGACGATGATGTCGGTGCTGCTGACCTTCGCGATCGCGCTGACGATCGAGGGCCTGCTCGGATACTTCTTCTCGGGCACCCAGCGCCGGATCCAGCTGGACTACTCCGGCAGCAGCATCGAGTTCTTCGGCGCGAACATCGCCGTGGTCAAGATGATCGCCTTCGCCCTCGCGGCCGTGGCGCTGCTGGGCCTGTGGGCGCTGATGAAGCTGACGAGGTTCGGCCAGGCGCTGCGCGCCACCATCCAGCACCCGGAGGCCGCGCGCCTGCTCGGCATCAACACCGACCGGATCGCGGGCTTCGGGTTCGGCCTGGGCCTGGCCACCGCCGCCATCGGCGGCACGGCGCTCTCGCTGGACTCCACGATCTACCCGTCGCTGCACTGGCACTGGATCGGGCCGCTGATGGCGATCATCGTGATCGGCGGCCTGGGCAGCATCCCCGGCGCGGCGATCGCCGCGATGGTGCTCGGCGTCTCGCAGAGCCTGCTGCAGGTCCCGCTCGGCACGACGTGGGCGCAGACCGTCTTCTACATCGCCCTGTTCGCCACCTTGATGGTCCGCCCCCAGGGATTCTTCGGAGGTCGTCTTGCCCAGCGCTTCTAG
- a CDS encoding ABC transporter ATP-binding protein yields MSATAAPPATRTLETVELRKSFGGVHAVDGATVTFQAGRINALIGPNGSGKTTFFNCVTGMIKPDGGSVSYQGADITGKAPHRIAAAGVGRSFQLCRIFPRMTVLENMLVGVRPEGLVHRLRGSRNADDMAKARELLRRVGIDHLERSEARDISYGQQKLLELAGVLMTDPETIMLDEPAGGVNPALIGRIGTLVRELNAEGRTFIIVEHNMEMVMSLSDHVVVFDRGRPIAEGTPAEVQADPRVLEAYLGI; encoded by the coding sequence ATGAGCGCCACCGCGGCCCCACCGGCCACCCGCACGCTCGAGACCGTCGAGCTGCGCAAGTCCTTCGGCGGCGTCCACGCCGTCGACGGCGCCACCGTCACCTTCCAGGCCGGCCGGATCAACGCGCTGATCGGCCCGAACGGCTCCGGGAAGACCACGTTCTTCAACTGCGTGACCGGGATGATCAAGCCGGACGGCGGGTCGGTCAGCTACCAGGGCGCGGACATCACCGGCAAGGCGCCGCACCGGATCGCCGCGGCCGGCGTCGGGCGCAGCTTCCAGCTGTGCCGGATCTTCCCGCGGATGACAGTGCTCGAGAACATGCTCGTGGGGGTCCGGCCGGAGGGCCTGGTCCACCGGCTGCGCGGGTCCCGCAACGCCGACGACATGGCCAAGGCGCGCGAGCTGCTGCGCCGGGTCGGCATCGACCACCTGGAGCGCTCCGAGGCGCGCGACATCTCCTACGGCCAGCAGAAGCTGCTGGAGCTGGCCGGGGTGCTGATGACCGACCCGGAGACGATCATGCTCGACGAGCCCGCCGGCGGCGTGAACCCGGCGCTGATCGGCCGGATCGGCACGCTCGTCCGCGAGCTCAACGCCGAGGGCCGCACGTTCATCATCGTCGAGCACAACATGGAGATGGTGATGAGCCTCTCCGACCACGTCGTGGTCTTCGACCGCGGCCGTCCGATCGCCGAGGGGACGCCCGCCGAGGTGCAGGCCGACCCGCGAGTCCTGGAGGCCTACCTTGGCATCTGA